The genomic window CGCGTTGATGCGTGGGGCGTACGACCTCGAGGTGGTCGGGCTCGACAACGTGCCTAGGACCGGCTCGGCCATCCTCGCCGCGAACCACATCTCGTTCCTCGACTCGTTCTTCATCCCGCTGGTCGTGCCGCGCCGGGTCACGTACCTGGCCAAGGCGGAGTACTGGGACTCGTGGAAGACGCGGTGGTTCTTCGACACCGTGGGCCAGATCCCGGTGCGCAGGCAGGACTCGGAGAAGGCGCAGGCCGCCCTCGAGTCGGGGGTCCGCGTGCTGACGGCGGGAGGTCTGCTAGGCATCTACCCCGAGGGGACGAGGTCCCCGGACGGGCGGCTGTACCGGGGCAAGACCGGACCGGCCCGCATGGCGCTGCGGGCCAACGTCCCCGTCGTGCCGGTGGGTCTCGACGGGACCCGCGAGATCATGCCCAAGGACGCGAAGATGCCTCGGATGTCCGGCCGGGTCGCCGTCCGGTTCGGGGCGCCCCTCTGGGTGCCGGGCGACGCCGTCTCGGACCCGCTCCTGCTGCGCTCGTTCACCGATCGGTTGATGTACGAGATCATGCAGCTGAGCGGCCAGGAGTACGTGGACCGGTACGCAGACCGCGCCCCGCGCAAGACGGAGCCGCTCGCCGGCTCCCTGGTCGGTTAGCCCCCCGGCGAGGGCGGGTCGGGCGAGTCGGCCGGTTCGGGCGTCCGAGGAGGCCGGGGGGTGCGCGGAGCCTCCTGC from Actinomycetota bacterium includes these protein-coding regions:
- a CDS encoding lysophospholipid acyltransferase family protein gives rise to the protein MREPVEALFPAYSRAAYRGLKVVLGALMRGAYDLEVVGLDNVPRTGSAILAANHISFLDSFFIPLVVPRRVTYLAKAEYWDSWKTRWFFDTVGQIPVRRQDSEKAQAALESGVRVLTAGGLLGIYPEGTRSPDGRLYRGKTGPARMALRANVPVVPVGLDGTREIMPKDAKMPRMSGRVAVRFGAPLWVPGDAVSDPLLLRSFTDRLMYEIMQLSGQEYVDRYADRAPRKTEPLAGSLVG